One Dictyostelium discoideum AX4 chromosome 3 chromosome, whole genome shotgun sequence genomic region harbors:
- the sepsecs gene encoding O-phosphoseryl-tRNA selenium transferase (Similar to Sec), producing MNLKNLETCKGLIKGSYIDQAIQGTSQFNKLLETLLIHKKLPNIGYNDKIIELILNEISLMDSNNFIENIGVGEREGRIYSGLVEKRHYGFAHGIGRSGDITEQQPKAAGSSLIQKLTHSLVLDAMKLAGLEQSSLSNCLLLPMATGMTLALTMLTLKSINANNKRYVLWPRIDQKSCLKSIITAGLIPIVIPNQLDGDMIRTDLVAIEDKIKELGVDNILCVFSTTSCFAPRVPDKIIEISEICKRYNIGHIINNAYGLQCSKILHNISQACKLGRVDAFIQSTDKNFMVPVGGAIISGPNSEFIDQISRNYPGRANSSPILDVFITLLSMGKQGWLNLLKERKELLIYFNEQLSKFALENNEKLLNTINENKISFALTLSSNNFNNNEEIISNNNNNNNNTFSMIGSKLFSRSCSGSRVIDLKSNKKLLIGGLEFNNYGSHIDNYSTSYLTVACAIGITKLEIDTFIQRLSKLFNKK from the exons atgaatttaaaaaacttagAAACATGTAAAGGATTAATTAAAGGATCTTATATTGATCAAGCAATTCAAGGAACATCACAATTCAATAAACTTTTAGAAACATTATTAATACAT aaaaaattaccaaatataggatataatgataaaattattgaattaattttaaatgaaatatcaTTGAtggattcaaataattttatagagAATATTGGAGTTGGTGAAAGAGAGGGAAGAATATATAGTGGGTTAGTTGAAAAAAGACATTATGGATTTGCACATGGTATTGGTAGAAGTGGTGATATTACAGAGCAACAACCAAAAGCAGCAGGATCAagtttaattcaaaaattaacacaTTCATTAGTATTGGATGCAATGAAATTGGCAGGACTAGaacaatcatcattatcaaattgtTTACTATTACCAATGGCAACTGGCATGACATTAGCATTAACAATGTTAAcattaaaatcaatcaatgcaaataataaaagatatgTACTATGGCCAAGAATTGATCAAAAGTCAtgtttaaaatcaataataacagCAGGACTAATACCAATTGTTATACCAAATCAATTGGATGGTGATATGATTAGAACTGATTTAGTGGCTATTGAAGACAAAATTAAGGAATTAGGTGTGGATAATATATTATGTGTTTTTAGTACAACTAGTTGTTTCGCACCAAGAGTACCAGATAAgattattgaaatttcagAAATTTGTAAAAGATATAACATTGGTCATATCATTAATAATGCATATGGTTTACAATGTTCAAAGATACTACATAACATATCGCAAGCTTGTAAATTGGGTAGAGTGGATGCATTCATTCAAAGTActgataaaaattttatggtACCAGTTGGTGGAGCAATCATTAGTGGTCCAAATTCCGAATTTATAGATCAAATCTCTCGTAATTATCCAGGTAGAGCAAATTCTTCACCAATTTTAGATGTTTTCATAACACTCTTATCAATGGGTAAACAAGGTTggttaaatttattaaaagaaagaaaagaattattaatttattttaatgaacAACTTTCAAAATTTGcattagaaaataatgaaaaacttttaaatacaattaatgaaaataaaattagttttgCTTTAACTTTATCATcaaacaattttaataataatgaagaaatcatctctaataataataataataataataatactttttcaatgattggatcaaaattattttcaagatCTTGTTCAGGTTCTAgagtaattgatttaaaatcaaacaaaaaacttttaattggtggtttagaatttaataattatggtTCAcatattgataattattCAACATCTTATTTAACTGTTGCTTGTGCAATTGGTATCACAAAATTAGAAATTGATACATTTATACaaagattatcaaaattatttaataaaaaataa
- the gadA gene encoding glutamate decarboxylase has translation MSLHHVKTNKYKGFYDSYASPPATKEISKYSLKEESNKPEVIRDLIIDELLLDGNAKQNLATFCQTDLDKEIHVLMDKCIDKNMIDKDEYPQTAEIESRCVHILADLWNSPESSETIGCSTTGSSEAAMLGGMALKWRWRENRKKQGKPFDKPNIVTGPVQICWHKFALYFDIELREVPMEHDRYIMTPEEAIKRCDENTIGVIPTLGVTFTLQYEDVKGISEALDKFEKETGLDIPIHVDAASGGFVAPFLQPEIVWDFRLPRVKSINGSGHKFGLSPLGVGWVVWRGKNDIHKDLVFDVNYLGGNMPTFSLNFSRPGGQIVCQYYNFLRHGRSGYTAVHQACLDHGIFISKQVKKHGIFDIVYDGTGALPGACWKLKKDAKVKFNLFDLSDRMRNRGWQIASYTLPNLPDIVVQRVLIRHGFSHDMAMLLIEDFNRSIEYFDKHPMVQSISKDEGQSFHH, from the exons atgtcaCTTCATCATgtcaaaacaaataaatataaaggtTTTTATGATTCTTATGCATCACCACCTGCaacaaaagaaatttcaaaatattctttaaaagAAGAGTCAAATAAACCAGAAGTTATTAGag atttaataattgatgaattattattagatggtAATGCAAAACAAAACTTGGCCACATTTTGTCAAACTGATCTTGATAAAGAGATTCATGTATTAATGGATAAATGTATTGACAAGAATATGATTGACAAGGATGAATATCCACAAACTGCTGAAATTGAAAGTCGTTGTGTTCATATTTTAGCGGATTTGTGGAATTCACCAGAAAGTTCTGAAACTATTGGTTGTTCAACTACTGGATCTAGTGAAGCTGCAATGTTGGGTGGAATGGCTTTGAAATGGAGATGGAGAGAAAATAGAAAGAAACAAGGTAAACCATTTGATAAACCAAACATTGTAACTGGTCCAGTTCAAATTTGTTGGCATAAGTTTGCACTATACtttgatattgaattaaGAGAAGTACCAATGGAACATGACCGTTACATAATGACACCAGAGGAAGCCATAAAACGTTGTGATGAAAATACCATTGGTGTAATTCCAACATTGGGTGTAACATTTACACTACAATATGAAGATGTTAAAGGAATTTCAGAAGCTTtggataaatttgaaaaagaaaccGGACTTGATATACCAATTCATGTCGATGCAGCAAGTGGTGGTTTCGTTGCACCCTTTCTTCAACCAGAAATTGTTTGGGATTTTAGACTACCACgtgttaaatcaattaatggcTCTGGTCATAAATTTGGTCTATCTCCATTGGGAGTTGGCTGGGTCGTATGGAGAGGTAAAAATGACATTCACAAGGATTTGGTATTCGATGTCAACTATCTTGGTGGCAATATGCCAACATTTTCATTGAATTTCTCACGTCCAGGTGGTCAAATAGTATGCCAGTACTATAACTTTTTGCGCCATGGTCGTAGTGGATATACCGCAGTTCATCAAGCTTGTCTAGATCATGGTATTTTCATTTCCAAGCAAGTTAAAAAACACGGTatttttgatattgtttATGATGGTACTGGTGCACTTCCAGGTGCATGttggaaattgaaaaaagatGCAAAAGTAAAATTCAATCTCTTTGACCTTTCAGATAGAATGAGAAATAGAGGTTGGCAAATTGCATCCTATACTCTACCAAACTTACCAGATATTGTAGTTCAAAGAGTATTAATTAGACATGGTTTCAGTCATGATATGGCAATGCTCTTAATTGAAGATTTCAATCGTAgtattgaatattttgataAACATCCAATGGTTCAAAGTATTTCAAAAGATGAAGGTCAATCATtccatcattaa